In one window of Trichoderma breve strain T069 chromosome 7 map unlocalized scaffold00008, whole genome shotgun sequence DNA:
- a CDS encoding WD domain, g-beta repeat domain-containing protein has product MNSQPNDVSPEAMQARIQQARREAETLKDRIKRKKDELADTTLRAVAQQAHEPIPKNQLMRAKRTLKGHLAKIYAMHWSTDRRHLVSASQDGKLIIWDAYTTNKVHAIPLRSSWVMTCAYAPSGNFVACGGLDNICSIYNLNQQRDGPTRVARELSGHAGYLSCCRFINDRSILTSSGDMTCMKWDIETGQKVTEFADHLGDVMSISLNPTNQNTFISGACDAFAKLWDIRAGKAVQTFAGHESDINAIQFFPDGHSFVTGSDDATCRLFDIRADRELNLYGSESILCGITSVATSVSGRLLFAGYDDFECKVWDITRGEKVGSLVGHENRVSCLGVSNDGISLCTGSWDSLLKVWAY; this is encoded by the exons ATGAATTCACAGCCCAACGATGTGTCGCCCGAGGCGATGCAGGCGCGCATCCAGCAAGCGCGTCGCGAGGCCGAGACGCTCAAGGATAGGATCAAgcggaagaaggatgagctGGCCGACACCACAC TCCGGGCTGTCGCTCAGCAGGCTCACGAGCCCATCCCCAAGAACCAGCTTATGCGGGCGAAGCGGACGCTCAAGGGCCATCTGGCCAAGATCTACGCCATGCACTGGTCTACAGACCGCCGACACCTCGTCTCAGCCTCGCAGGACGGaaagctcatcatctgggACGCCTACACCACCAACAAAGTCCACGCCATCCCTCTCCGCTCATCATGGGTCATGACCTGCGCCTACGCCCCCAGCGGCAACTTTGTCGCCTGCGGTGGTCTCGACAACATCTGCTCCATCTATAACCTCAACCAGCAGCGCGACGGCCCCACGCGGGTGGCCAGGGAACTGTCCGGCCACGCCGGTTACCTGTCCTGCTGTCGATTCATCAACGATCGCAGCATCCTCACCTCGTCCGGTGACATGACCTGCATGAAGTGGGACATTGAGACTGGCCAAAAGGTCACCGAGTTCGCCGACCACCTTGGCGATGTCATGAGCATCAGCTTGAACCCCACCAACCAAAACACCTTCATCTCTGGTGCCTGCGACGCGTTCGCCAAGCTCTGGGATATCCGTGCCGGAAAGGCGGTGCAGACCTTTGCAGGCCACGAGTCTGacatcaacgccatccagTTCTTCCCCGACGGCCACTCTTTCGTTACGGGATCCGACGACGCCACCTGCCGGCTGTTTGACATTCGCGCCGATCGCGAACTGAACCTCTATGGA TCTGAATCCATTCTTTGCGGCATCACATCCGTTGCCACCTCCGTGTCCGGACGTCTGCTCTTTGCCGGATATGACGACTTTGAGTGCAAG GTCTGGGATATTACACGAGGCGAAAAGGTTGGCTCGCTGGTAGGCCACGAGAACCGTGTGAGCTGCTTGGGTGTCAGCAACGACGGCATCAGCTTGTGCACAGGTTCATGGGATTCTCTG CTCAAGGTTTGGGCTTATTAA